TGCGCGAACCAACAACGCCAATCGACAATTTATCCAATAATGTGTGATCGCCACGATAAAACAACATCAACGGAGAATCGGGAATATTGCGGAGCGAAACAGGATAAGCATCGTCCAAAGGACATAAAAAGCGCGTTCCCTCTTCCTCACGCTTTTCCAATAATGCCATAGCTGAAGCTTCATTGCTTTGCTTGTCAACCTGCCCAGTGATCAAAGGAGTCAATCTGAGCTCACGAGCCAGTTCCTGCCAATTTTCGATGGCAATCTGAAAAGAACCTGTGATTTCAAACATCTCTCGGATTTTCTTTCTTCCCAAACCCGAGATCATCGTTAACACATACAACCAGTCTCTCTCGTCGAGCTTCGCCTTTTCCACACCAAAATCCTCCTTCATCCCGACCACAATTGTCACAGCGGATAGCATTTGAAAGTTATTCTATCGAAAGAAAGAGGCTGCTTCAAAAATAAAAAAGTGGACAAGCCTAAGCCTGTCCACTTCTGTCTTATCTGATTACTTGCCCATTACTTTCTCGAGCATACCGCGCTCTTTCAGCAATTCAACAAGTGTTTCACCGATAACAGCAGGTGTTTTCGCTACGCGAATACCGCATTCTTCGAGCTTCGCGATTTTCTCAGCAGCTGTACCTTTACCGCCAGAGATGATCGCACCAGCGTGGCCCATACGTTTTCCTTCAGGAGCAGTTTGTCCGCCGATGAAGCCTACAACTGGTTTTTTCATGTTAGCAGCGATCCACTCTGCTGCTTCCTCTTCCGCAGTACCACCGATTTCTCCCAGCATGATAACTGCTTCAGTGTCTGGATCTTCGTTGAACATTTTCAGTACATCGATGAACTCCATACCTTTTACTGGGTCTCCACCGATACCTACAGCTGTGGATTGACCAAGGCCGCGAGTAGAAGTTTGGTGAACTGCTTCATAAGTCAAGGTACCGGAGCGAGAAACAATACCCACTTTACCTGGAACGTGGATGTAACCAGGCATGATACCGATTTTGCACTCACCTGGAGTGATTACGCCAGGGCAGTTAGGACCTACGAGAAGGGTTTTCTTGCCTTCCATGTAACGCTTAACTTTCACCATGTCCAGAACTGGGATACCTTCTGTAATGCAGATTACCAGATCCAGTTCAGCGTCAACTGCTTCCATGATCGCGTCAGCAGCGAAAGGAGGAGCAACGTAGATAACGGATGCAGTTGCACCAGTTGCTTCAACCGCTTCTTTAACTGTGTTGAAAATTGGAATACCGTCAACTTCGGTTCCACCTTTACCAGGTGTTACACCGCCCACCATTTGTGTACCGTATTCAACGGCTCCGCGAGTGTGGAACAGACCAGTTGCACCCGTAATCCCTTGCGTAATTACTTTTGTATTTTTATTAACGAGAATACTCATCGCGTAATTTTCCCACCTTTTTTTACGTATCTACTCGAAATATCTTACTTCACCAAGGATACGATTTTCTCAGCGCCATCCGCCATAGATTCTGCAGCTACGATGTTCAAACCGGACTCATTGAGGATTTTCTTACCCAAATCTACGTTTGTACCTTCGAGACGTACAACGAGAGGTTTGTCCAATTTGATTTGTTTTGCTGCATTCACTACGCCGTTTGCGATAACGTCGCATTTCATAATGCCGCCGAAAATGTTGACGAAAATACCTTTTACTTTTTCGTCACGGAGAATAATTTTAAACGCTTCCGTTACTTTCTCTTCAGTAGCTCCGCCACCAACGTCAAGGAAGTTAGCTGGGTCTCCACCGTAGAATTTCACGATGTCCATTGTTGCCATCGCCAGACCTGCACCGTTTACCATGCAACCGATGTTACCATCAAGTGCGATGTAGGACAGATCGAACTTGGAAGCTTCGATTTCTTTCTCATCTTCTTCATCCAGATCGCGCAGAGCTACGATGTCAGGGTGACGATAGAGAGCGTTGCTGTCGAAGTTCAGTTTCGCATCCAGTGCCATTACTTCACCGTCGCCAGTAACAACCAGTGGGTTGATTTCAGCGATAGAAGCATCTTTATCAACAAAAGCTTGGTACAAGCTCATCATGAACTTGGCAGCTTTGTTAATCAATTCTTTTGGAATGTTGATTGCGTAAGCCAGGCGACGAGCTTGGAAGCCATTCAGACCTGTTACTGGATCAACTACTTCTTTGAAGATTTTTTCTGGAGTGTTTGCTGCTACTTCCTCGATGTCCATACCGCCCTCTTCGGAAGCCATCATTACAACACTTCCAGTAGCACGGTCAACAACTACACCAACGTAGTATTCTTTCTTGATGTCGCAGCCTTGCTCGATCAGAAGGCGCTTAACTTCTTTACCTTCTGGACCTGTTTGATGAGTAACCAGTACTTTGCCAAGAATTTCGCTGGCATATGTACGAACTTCATCAAGATTTTTTGCAACCTTTACACCGCCAGCCTTACCACGGCCACCAGCGTGAATTTGCGCTTTTACTACGTTTACTTGGGTGCCCAGTTCTTTTGCTGCTTCTACAGCTTCTTCCACTGTGAAAGCTACGCGTCCTTCAGGAACTTTTACACCGTACTGCTTAAGTATCTCTTTACCTTGATACTCATGAATGTTCATTCTCCATCCTCCTATGGCAGATAAAGATCGGCAGGCTTTTAGACCGGTTCAAAGACGTCTGTCTTTTTCCGGTCATAACCTCCACTATCAGTGCAACGTAACTATTCTACGACAAAAACTGCAAAAGTGGTAGTAATATGTTCTTTTTATCGTGACCAGAAATGCGAAACTTCATGAGGAAATCCCTCATTTTCGTAGAGATTGAAACAATTTCCACACGTTTTCAGCGAGTTCATCCTGAATATACCAAGTTTGGTCATACTTAAAGTAACGTGGATATACTTCCATTCTCTGATCGATATCATTCACCAAAAAATGAAGTTCGTATTGTTTTTGTCCCGGATTTTTGGGTGGAACATTTAGTGGATCGGCATTTTTTAGCAATCGGACAGATTGATGGGCAATTCCTTGCTCGATTGTCGTTTGGGTGACATCCAACTTTGTGTCTTGGACATTCATTTCGCCATTTGCTGTGACGCGAATCCGTGTAGATTTAAATAACGGGTCAATCTTGTCGTCCTTACGATTGCTTGGCGGCATCCATTCCGTTAACCGCGAAAAGAGACTACCTTCCACGTGAAAGAAAAACGTTTCTCTCCCAAAAGGAACCGCAATCAGCGTCGGCGTTAAAATGGCCACTTCAACTGGCCTGTCAGCAGAATTCATTCTCATCTGATAGTTCGGGTAGAGTGGATACTGCTTGCTGCGCGTGTCCACCTCCGGGACTGCCGATCCCATTACTTTCCTGATGTATTCTGCTTCTGATTCGTTCAACACGCGCGCCTGCCCAAGGTCCTCTGCCGATAAACGCACGCTCTGAATTTTTTGTGAGAGCACTCCTTTTCCAGTTAACTTGTTTACCCACTGATAAAAATAGCTGGCCCCCGCTCCACGATACGTGTGTCCCCCAAACTCACTTGCCGACTCACCCACTGTCACGACGAGTGGCGCCTGCTGTGTTCGATAAAGGACGAGCGTGAAACGTACATCTTCTTGCTTTAAAGCCTCCGATGATACTTGTAAATCTTGTCCTTGTCCGGACAGTTCTTGCAAAAACAAGCGCAAGTCCAATAATACTTCCTGTCCATCCGTTGACATCAC
This genomic stretch from Brevibacillus brevis harbors:
- the sucC gene encoding ADP-forming succinate--CoA ligase subunit beta, with amino-acid sequence MNIHEYQGKEILKQYGVKVPEGRVAFTVEEAVEAAKELGTQVNVVKAQIHAGGRGKAGGVKVAKNLDEVRTYASEILGKVLVTHQTGPEGKEVKRLLIEQGCDIKKEYYVGVVVDRATGSVVMMASEEGGMDIEEVAANTPEKIFKEVVDPVTGLNGFQARRLAYAINIPKELINKAAKFMMSLYQAFVDKDASIAEINPLVVTGDGEVMALDAKLNFDSNALYRHPDIVALRDLDEEDEKEIEASKFDLSYIALDGNIGCMVNGAGLAMATMDIVKFYGGDPANFLDVGGGATEEKVTEAFKIILRDEKVKGIFVNIFGGIMKCDVIANGVVNAAKQIKLDKPLVVRLEGTNVDLGKKILNESGLNIVAAESMADGAEKIVSLVK
- the sucD gene encoding succinate--CoA ligase subunit alpha; this translates as MSILVNKNTKVITQGITGATGLFHTRGAVEYGTQMVGGVTPGKGGTEVDGIPIFNTVKEAVEATGATASVIYVAPPFAADAIMEAVDAELDLVICITEGIPVLDMVKVKRYMEGKKTLLVGPNCPGVITPGECKIGIMPGYIHVPGKVGIVSRSGTLTYEAVHQTSTRGLGQSTAVGIGGDPVKGMEFIDVLKMFNEDPDTEAVIMLGEIGGTAEEEAAEWIAANMKKPVVGFIGGQTAPEGKRMGHAGAIISGGKGTAAEKIAKLEECGIRVAKTPAVIGETLVELLKERGMLEKVMGK